A window from Agelaius phoeniceus isolate bAgePho1 chromosome 13, bAgePho1.hap1, whole genome shotgun sequence encodes these proteins:
- the FSD2 gene encoding fibronectin type III and SPRY domain-containing protein 2: protein MSSRSGSTRDYETSGQSRHHSASPPVPEPSDTENEGLIFYHMDLYGSKERFDIFPEEPSGRGDRSLGDTRRESALSTEKVQHPQEVGYDLEKEVAELAKMYGLDEDREKEFELLGGHLEKVESRWPPARTEKAGLQGSIYNISKSNSSVKDLSQSTKQQGLPDEASQGENQSKARADDEAESSIWSRGGLSSGGMSDEWNSQAVSEEEEEEEDEEEEAADVFCSTCKIPIRAFDKLFGEHKDHEVAQLPSAVESEKEEIHKNMCKLEEQIAQMENVASHLEEIFITVEENFGRQEQNFEVHYNDAVQVLAQKYEEQLEALGEEKRQKLEALYEQLVSCGKHLDTCKDLTDETQELFLENDKAEFMKAAVTMVDRLEEFLKQEVNLELSTLPDFEERVIDVSEVEQLMNSINAIPAPCAPVINPQAPNAATGTSLRVCWGLFSDDTVECYQLCYQPVSNERHSDGQAEHTLKVKETYCTITDLLPNTQYEFWVSALNASGISPPSERAVYVTAPSPPIIKNKKIRSCENAALVCWESRDINPVDSYTVELSKLTDEENDDIITESIVGIPNCEVLIHLQPTQKYHICVRAQNLGGSSERSEPVLIHTTGTCFYLNEDTAHPLLAILDDGFTISCDELENPECDLPVYDNSFTRCIAILGSLIPFPGKHYWEVEVEEDTEYRIGVAFENTPRHGHLGANNSSWCMRHIITPSRHKYEFLHSGMTPDVRITVPPRRIGILLDYENCRLSFFNADIAQHLHTFNSHFQHYVHPCFALETPGILRIHTGITTPLWTALP from the exons ATGTCATCCAGATCTGGCAGCACGAGAGACTATGAGACCAGCGGCCAGTCACGACATCACTCAGCTTCCCCACCAGTCCCAGAGCCTAGTGACACTGAGAATGAAGGTCTGATCTTTTATCACATGGATCTTTATGGATCAAAGGAGAGGTTTGATATCTTTCCTGAAGAGCCCTCTGGTCGAGGAGACAGATCTCTGGGGGATACAAGAAGGGAATCTGCACTGAGTACTGAAAAAGTTCAGCACCCACAAGAAGTTGGCTATGACTTGGAAAAGGAGGTTGCAGAGTTGGCTAAGATGTATGGACTTGATGAGGATAGAGAAAAAGAGTTTGAGCTTCTTGGAGGACATCTGGAGAAGGTGGAGAGCAGATGGCCACCAGCTCGTACAGAAAAAGCAGGATTACAAGGCTCCATATATAACATATCAAAAAGCAACTCTTCAGTGAAAGATCTAAGTCAAAGCACAAAGCAACAAGGACTTCCTGATGAGGCTTCTCAAGGTGAAAATCAGAGCAAAGCCAGAGCAGATGATGAGGCTGAGAGCAGCATATGGTCCAGAGGGGGACTAAGCAGTGGTGGCATGTCAGATGAATGGAACAGTCAGGCTGtcagtgaggaagaggaagaggaggaggacgaagaggaagaagcagcagatgTTTTTTGTTCCACCTGCAAGATACCAATCCGAGCTTTTGACAAACTATTTGGTGAGCACAAGGATCACGAGGTTGCTCAGCTCCCCAGTGCTGTGGAAAGTGAAAAG GAGGAGATCCATAAAAACATGTGCAAGTTGGAAGAACAGATTGCTCAGATGGAAAATGTTGCCAGCCATTTGGAGGAAATCTTCATCACTGTAGAG GAAAATTttgggaggcaggagcagaactTTGAGGTGCATTACAACGATGCAGTGCAAGTGCTTGCTCAGAAGTACGAAGAGCAGCTGGAAGCACTGGGAGAAGAGAAGAGGCAGAAGCTGGAAGCTCTATATGAGCAGCTGGTCAGTTGTGGGAAACATCTTGACACCTGCAAGGACCTGACAGATGAAACCCAGGAGCTTTTCCTGGAAAATGACAAAGCTGAATTTATGAAG GCAGCAGTAACCATGGTTGACAG GCTGGAAGAATTCTTAAAGCAAGAAGTGAATTTAGAGCTTTCAACACTGCCAGACTTTGAAGAGCGGGTCATAGATGTCTCTGAAGTTGAACAACTAATGAACTCCATTAATGCTATTCCAG ctccttgtgCCCCTGTGATCAATCCCCAGGCTCCCAATGCAGCAACTGGCACTTCACTGAGAGTTTGCTGGGGCCTCTTCTCGGATGACACTGTGGAGTGCTACCAGCTGTGCTACCAACCTGTGAGCAATGAGAGGCACAGTGATGGGCAAGCAG AGCATACACTAAAAGTCAAAGAAACATACTGCACCATTACTGATCTGCTGCCAAATACACAGTATGAATTTTGGGTCAGTGCTTTAAATGCCTCTGGTATCAGTCCACCAAGTGAAAGAGCAGTTTATGTAACag ctCCTTCACCACCTAtcataaagaataaaaagatCCGAAGCTGTGAAAATGCAGCACTGGTGTGCTGGGAATCCAGAGACATTAACCCTGTTGATTCCTACACAGTTGAATTGTCCAAGCTGACAGATGAAGAAAATGATGATATTATTACTGA ATCTATTGTTGGGATCCCTAACTGTGAAGTCCTAATTCACCTCCAGCCAACACAAAAGTATCACATCTGTGTCAGAGCCCAAAACCTGGGTGGCTCCAGTGAAAGAAGTGAACCTGTCCTGATACACACCACAG gcACCTGCTTCTACCTTAATGAGGACACAGCTCATCCTTTACTGGCAATTCTAGATGATGGATTTACCATTTCATGTGATGAACTGGAAAACCCAGAGTGTGATCTGCCTGTCTATGATAACAGCTTTACAAG ATGTATTGCAATCCTGGGCAGTCTGATCCCATTTCCAGGAAAGCATTACTGGGAGGTGGAAGTTGAGGAAGATACAGAGTACAGAATTGGTGTGGCTTTTGAGAACACGCCGAGACATGGTCACCTCGGGGCAAACAACTCATCCTGGTGCATGAGGCACATCATCACACCCTCAAG GCACAAGTATGAATTCCTGCACAGTGGGATGACACCTGACGTCAGAATTACTGTTCCCCCCAGAAGGATTGGCATCCTGCTGGACTATGAGAACTGCAGACTGTCATTTTTCAATGCAGATATTGCCCAGCACCTTCACACATTCAACTCACACTTCCAGCATTATGTCCACCCCTGCTTTGCACTGGAAACACCTGGTATCTTAAGGATACACACTGGAATTACAACACCCCTATGGACTGCCCTGCCATAA